The following coding sequences lie in one beta proteobacterium CB genomic window:
- a CDS encoding glycosyl transferase family protein: MTANLVSQACNPMLSIVIPVYNEEDGLQALFDRLYPALDAVATKRKLAYEVVFVNDGSKDRSAGILAKQVELRPDVTRAVLFHSNFGQHMAIMAGFEYSRGEYIITLDADLQNPPEEIDALTHELLQGHDYVGTIRADRRDSFFRKFASRAMNHLREKITRITMTDQGCMLRGYSRRIVDLVRQCDESNTFIPALAYTFASNPTEISVKHEERFAGESKYSLYQLIRLNFDLVTGFSVMPLQIFSILGMLLAMAAGSLFIYLLVRRFVLGAEVEGVFTLFALTFFLIGVMLFGLGLLGEYIGRIYQQVRERPRYVVQTVLEKK; encoded by the coding sequence ATGACTGCAAATTTAGTTTCCCAAGCCTGCAATCCCATGCTTAGCATTGTTATCCCCGTCTATAACGAGGAAGATGGCCTCCAAGCGCTCTTTGACCGCTTATATCCAGCGCTTGATGCAGTAGCGACTAAACGCAAGCTGGCCTATGAAGTGGTGTTTGTGAATGATGGCAGCAAAGATCGCTCTGCTGGCATCCTAGCCAAACAAGTTGAACTCCGCCCTGATGTGACTCGTGCAGTGTTATTTCATAGCAACTTTGGTCAGCATATGGCGATCATGGCTGGCTTTGAATACTCTCGCGGCGAATACATCATCACACTGGATGCAGACCTGCAGAATCCCCCAGAGGAAATTGATGCCCTAACTCATGAGCTACTCCAGGGTCATGACTATGTTGGCACCATTCGTGCAGATCGTCGCGATAGCTTCTTCAGAAAATTTGCCTCACGCGCAATGAATCATTTGCGCGAGAAAATTACTCGCATCACCATGACCGATCAAGGCTGTATGCTGCGTGGCTACAGCCGTCGCATTGTTGATCTCGTGCGTCAATGTGATGAGAGCAATACATTTATTCCAGCGTTGGCTTACACCTTCGCATCAAATCCTACTGAAATCAGCGTCAAGCATGAAGAACGTTTTGCTGGTGAATCTAAATACAGCTTGTACCAGCTCATTCGCTTGAACTTTGATTTAGTGACTGGTTTCTCTGTGATGCCTTTGCAGATCTTCTCAATCCTGGGAATGTTGCTGGCAATGGCTGCGGGTAGCCTGTTTATCTACCTGCTAGTTCGCCGCTTCGTTTTAGGTGCTGAGGTTGAAGGGGTTTTCACGCTCTTCGCTCTTACCTTCTTCTTAATTGGCGTAATGCTATTTGGTCTTGGCCTACTCGGCGAATACATTGGCCGCATCTACCAACAGGTTCGCGAGCGTCCACGCTATGTTGTGCAAACTGTTTTAGAGAAAAAATAA
- a CDS encoding Formyl transferase domain protein, with the protein MHAVVFAYHDVGVNCLKALLNAGIQIDLVVTHQDDPNENVWFGSVAKLCEEKEIPCITPSANQLMDLVPEIRKLAPDYLLSFYYRHMIPAELLACAKIAALNMHGSLLPKYRGRAPVNWAILHGETETGATLHIMEVKPDAGDIVGQSAVSIGPNETATDVFGKVSQAAITVMNQVLPELAQGHIPRKPNNLAQGSYFGGRKPADGQILWHQTAQQVHNLVRAVAPPYPGAFTDWQGQRMIVARTSLEGPFPGQLDLRASGIQVVDNQVFGVCGDQRAVAILDWFPTNS; encoded by the coding sequence TTGCACGCAGTCGTCTTTGCTTATCACGATGTTGGGGTTAATTGCCTCAAAGCATTACTGAATGCCGGTATACAAATTGATCTGGTGGTAACTCATCAAGATGACCCCAATGAGAATGTCTGGTTTGGGAGTGTTGCTAAGCTTTGTGAGGAAAAAGAGATTCCTTGCATCACACCAAGTGCAAATCAGTTGATGGATCTTGTGCCGGAGATTCGGAAGCTAGCACCCGATTACCTCCTCTCTTTCTACTACCGTCACATGATTCCGGCTGAGCTCTTGGCCTGCGCCAAAATTGCCGCATTGAATATGCACGGATCATTACTGCCAAAGTATCGTGGCCGCGCTCCGGTCAATTGGGCCATTCTTCATGGAGAAACTGAAACTGGTGCCACATTGCACATCATGGAAGTCAAGCCAGATGCGGGCGATATCGTCGGGCAATCTGCAGTCTCTATTGGTCCCAATGAAACCGCAACAGATGTTTTTGGCAAAGTTAGCCAAGCAGCCATTACTGTCATGAACCAAGTTCTGCCGGAACTTGCTCAAGGTCACATCCCCAGAAAGCCGAATAATCTAGCTCAAGGAAGCTATTTTGGAGGTCGAAAGCCTGCGGATGGGCAAATTCTGTGGCATCAGACAGCTCAGCAGGTTCACAACCTCGTCAGAGCCGTTGCACCCCCTTATCCCGGGGCTTTTACCGACTGGCAAGGTCAGCGCATGATCGTAGCCCGTACGAGCCTAGAAGGGCCATTTCCGGGGCAGCTAGATCTTCGAGCTTCCGGCATCCAAGTGGTTGATAATCAGGTATTCGGCGTTTGCGGCGACCAAAGAGCAGTAGCGATACTGGACTGGTTCCCAACAAACAGCTAA
- a CDS encoding NAD-dependent epimerase/dehydratase has translation MKKVLILGVNGFIGHHLSKRILETTDWDVYGMDMQNDRLGDLVNHPRMHFFEGDITINKEWVEYHIRKCDVILPLVAIATPATYVQQPLKVFELDFEANLPIVRSAVKYKKHLVFPSTSEVYGMCEDGEFDPAKSNMVYGPINKPRWIYACSKQLMDRVIWGYGMEGLRFTLFRPFNWIGPGLDSIYTPKEGSSRVVTQFLGHIVRGESINVVDGGAQKRAFTYVDDGIDALMRIIDNKDGVANGKIYNIGNPKNNHSIRELANQMLEIARSIPEYAKTANEVKIVETTSGAYYGEGYQDVQNRVPAIDNTMSELGWKPTTNMSDALKNIFEAYREDVEKARHLVDNE, from the coding sequence ATGAAAAAAGTACTCATTCTTGGCGTAAACGGTTTTATTGGTCACCACCTGTCCAAGCGCATTCTAGAGACAACCGATTGGGATGTCTATGGCATGGATATGCAAAACGATCGCCTTGGTGATTTAGTAAATCATCCCCGTATGCATTTCTTTGAGGGTGACATCACTATCAATAAGGAATGGGTTGAATATCACATTCGTAAATGCGACGTTATTTTGCCTTTGGTAGCAATTGCGACACCAGCCACTTATGTTCAGCAGCCATTAAAAGTATTTGAGCTCGACTTCGAAGCCAATTTACCAATCGTGCGCTCAGCCGTTAAGTACAAAAAGCATTTGGTATTTCCATCTACTTCCGAAGTCTATGGCATGTGTGAAGACGGTGAATTTGATCCCGCTAAATCCAATATGGTTTACGGTCCAATCAATAAGCCACGCTGGATCTACGCTTGCTCCAAGCAATTGATGGACCGCGTGATCTGGGGTTACGGTATGGAAGGTCTGCGCTTTACCCTCTTCCGCCCATTTAACTGGATTGGCCCTGGTCTAGATAGCATCTACACACCAAAAGAAGGCTCTTCTCGCGTAGTGACCCAGTTTTTAGGTCATATCGTTCGTGGTGAATCTATTAATGTGGTTGATGGTGGCGCACAGAAACGTGCTTTTACTTATGTTGATGACGGAATTGATGCCCTCATGCGCATCATCGACAACAAAGATGGTGTTGCTAACGGCAAGATCTATAACATCGGCAATCCAAAGAATAATCATTCTATTCGCGAACTTGCCAATCAGATGTTAGAGATTGCTCGCAGTATTCCAGAGTACGCAAAGACAGCCAATGAAGTGAAGATCGTAGAAACCACCTCCGGCGCTTACTACGGCGAAGGCTATCAAGACGTTCAAAACCGCGTTCCTGCAATTGACAACACGATGAGTGAGTTGGGCTGGAAGCCAACTACCAATATGAGCGATGCCCTGAAAAATATTTTCGAAGCCTATCGCGAGGATGTGGAAAAAGCACGTCACTTGGTTGATAACGAATAA
- a CDS encoding Polysaccharide deacetylase has protein sequence MAKIALKVDVDTLRGTKEGVPNLARTLERFGLKATFLFSLGPDHTGWALKRVFRPGFLKKVSRTSVVEHYGIKTLLYGVLLPGPDIGKQAAAEMRAIDLAGHETGIHTWDHVAWQDAVRNRDAQWTKAQMQKSWYRFVKIFGHPPVTYGAAGWQMNEAAFEQLDQWGIKYSSDGRAQPNLMPYRFELPSGKAKHVQYPTTLPTFDELIGIDGADEFGAVKRLLEITQSNPNDQVFTLHAELEGQKLLPAFEQLLAGWLNQGHDLVTMGELHQSWEATKQLDKIAVQPVTWGEIPNRSGELILQAA, from the coding sequence ATGGCTAAGATTGCACTCAAAGTAGACGTTGATACCTTACGCGGTACCAAAGAAGGCGTCCCCAATCTAGCGCGGACGCTTGAGCGTTTTGGTCTCAAAGCGACTTTCTTATTCAGCTTAGGCCCTGACCATACCGGCTGGGCCCTTAAGAGGGTCTTTAGGCCCGGGTTTCTAAAGAAAGTGAGCCGCACTTCAGTTGTTGAGCACTACGGCATTAAGACTCTGCTCTACGGCGTCCTTCTTCCCGGACCCGATATTGGTAAACAGGCTGCTGCCGAAATGCGTGCAATCGATTTAGCAGGCCATGAGACTGGTATCCACACTTGGGATCATGTGGCTTGGCAGGATGCTGTACGTAATCGCGATGCCCAATGGACTAAAGCGCAGATGCAAAAAAGCTGGTATCGTTTTGTGAAGATCTTTGGCCACCCACCAGTTACTTATGGCGCTGCCGGCTGGCAAATGAATGAGGCAGCTTTTGAGCAACTCGATCAATGGGGTATTAAATATTCTTCGGATGGCAGAGCCCAACCCAATTTGATGCCCTATCGTTTTGAACTACCCTCAGGCAAAGCAAAGCATGTTCAGTATCCAACGACCTTGCCTACTTTTGATGAGTTGATTGGCATTGATGGCGCCGATGAGTTTGGCGCTGTGAAGAGACTCCTTGAAATCACCCAAAGCAATCCCAACGACCAAGTATTTACCTTGCATGCCGAGCTTGAAGGCCAAAAGTTGCTTCCAGCCTTTGAGCAATTGCTCGCAGGGTGGCTAAACCAAGGTCATGACCTGGTCACTATGGGCGAACTACATCAATCCTGGGAAGCCACTAAGCAACTCGATAAAATAGCGGTACAGCCGGTCACTTGGGGTGAAATCCCCAACCGAAGTGGCGAACTGATTTTGCAAGCAGCTTAA
- a CDS encoding Alkyl hydroperoxide reductase/ Thiol specific antioxidant/ Mal allergen has product MTVEIGKPIPQCAIPATSGLTFTPDSAKGKKLVIYFYPKDMTPGCTAESGEFRDNIDAFTQANTLIVGVSRDSLKSHDNFRSKLELPFELVADTEETLCQLFGVMKLKNMYGKQVRGVERSTFLFDSSGKLVKEWRGLKVPGHVSEVLQAAQATK; this is encoded by the coding sequence ATGACAGTAGAAATTGGTAAGCCAATACCCCAGTGCGCAATCCCAGCAACATCGGGTTTAACTTTTACGCCGGATTCAGCTAAAGGCAAAAAACTGGTTATCTACTTTTACCCAAAAGATATGACTCCGGGTTGCACGGCCGAGTCTGGTGAATTCCGAGACAATATTGATGCTTTCACTCAAGCCAATACATTGATCGTTGGCGTATCTCGGGATAGCCTTAAGTCGCACGATAACTTCCGCAGCAAACTTGAGCTGCCATTTGAACTCGTTGCCGATACTGAAGAGACTCTCTGCCAACTCTTTGGAGTGATGAAACTCAAGAACATGTATGGCAAGCAAGTTCGTGGCGTTGAGCGCAGTACCTTCCTCTTTGACTCTTCGGGCAAGCTCGTTAAAGAGTGGCGCGGCCTTAAGGTTCCCGGGCATGTGTCAGAGGTATTACAAGCAGCCCAAGCAACTAAATAA
- a CDS encoding PhoH family protein — translation MPLPPIPTQIAGQVKISSKDTPNLKKRPAPAKTVAMESHAPDWATDAEEDLSAAEVALEKIKGDRRPAAARSERSESKVASIPEKPKRIIRTGPPSLFVLDTNVLMHDPSSLFRFSEHDLFLPMTTLEELDNHKKGMTEVARNARTVSRSLDQLVAGTSGTLDEGIPLNKLGNQDVSGRLFFQTKLTTQALPEGLPEGKGDNLILAVVSELQKARKGQEVVLVSKDINMRIKARALGLPAEDYFNDQVLEDRDLMYSGVMALPADFWPKHGKDMESWADGKSGTMFYRVTGPSVPSMLVNEFVYQENPDGSTPFYAQVKEINGKTALLQTLRDFSHQKNNVWSVTARNREQNFAMNLLMNPDVDFITLLGQAGTGKTLLALAAGLEQVLDSKRYNEIIITRATVPVGEDIGFLPGTEEEKMQPWMGAFDDNLEVLQRNEDGAGEWGRAATQELIRSRIKVKSMNFMRGRTFVSKFVIIDEAQNLTPKQMKTLVTRAGPGTKIVCLGNIAQIDTPYLTEGSSGLTYVVDRFKGWRHGGHVTLARGERSRLADHAADAL, via the coding sequence ATGCCATTGCCCCCAATCCCAACTCAAATTGCTGGCCAAGTAAAAATTAGCAGTAAGGACACTCCAAACTTAAAGAAGCGTCCTGCCCCAGCAAAAACTGTTGCGATGGAAAGCCATGCTCCAGATTGGGCAACGGATGCTGAGGAAGATCTCTCCGCTGCCGAAGTGGCGCTTGAGAAAATCAAAGGCGATCGCCGGCCTGCAGCGGCCCGTAGCGAACGTAGCGAGAGCAAAGTAGCAAGCATTCCAGAAAAGCCAAAGCGCATTATTCGTACTGGCCCACCAAGCTTGTTTGTCCTTGATACCAACGTATTGATGCATGACCCCAGCTCCCTGTTCCGCTTCTCTGAGCATGATCTTTTCTTGCCAATGACCACCCTAGAGGAATTGGATAATCACAAGAAAGGGATGACTGAAGTTGCACGCAACGCCCGTACTGTTAGCCGCTCTTTAGATCAATTGGTCGCAGGGACCAGCGGTACATTGGATGAGGGGATTCCACTCAACAAGCTTGGCAATCAAGATGTCTCTGGTCGACTCTTTTTCCAAACTAAGTTAACCACCCAAGCATTGCCAGAGGGTCTACCTGAAGGCAAAGGTGATAACTTAATCTTGGCCGTTGTCAGCGAACTCCAAAAGGCACGTAAAGGCCAAGAAGTTGTCCTGGTATCAAAAGATATTAATATGCGTATTAAGGCTCGTGCCTTGGGTCTGCCTGCTGAAGATTATTTCAATGATCAGGTGCTGGAAGATCGTGACTTAATGTACTCCGGAGTCATGGCATTACCTGCAGATTTTTGGCCAAAGCATGGCAAAGATATGGAAAGCTGGGCTGATGGTAAATCCGGCACGATGTTTTATCGTGTAACCGGCCCTTCAGTCCCTAGTATGTTGGTCAATGAATTTGTCTATCAAGAAAATCCGGATGGCTCTACACCTTTCTATGCACAAGTAAAAGAGATCAATGGCAAAACCGCCCTCTTGCAAACTTTGAGAGATTTCTCTCATCAGAAAAATAATGTGTGGAGCGTGACTGCACGCAATCGCGAACAAAACTTCGCTATGAACTTGCTAATGAATCCTGATGTGGATTTCATAACGCTATTGGGCCAAGCGGGCACTGGTAAAACCTTGTTAGCCTTAGCTGCCGGCTTGGAGCAAGTGCTAGATAGCAAGCGTTACAACGAAATCATCATTACTCGCGCTACTGTTCCTGTTGGCGAAGATATTGGCTTTTTACCAGGCACCGAAGAAGAAAAAATGCAGCCTTGGATGGGTGCATTTGATGACAACCTTGAGGTGCTCCAACGTAATGAAGACGGTGCTGGTGAATGGGGTCGCGCTGCCACTCAAGAGCTCATTCGCTCACGCATTAAAGTAAAGAGTATGAATTTCATGCGCGGCAGAACTTTTGTGAGTAAGTTTGTGATTATTGATGAGGCACAAAACTTAACGCCCAAACAAATGAAGACCCTGGTAACGCGTGCAGGCCCAGGAACTAAGATTGTTTGCTTGGGCAATATTGCTCAGATCGATACACCTTACTTAACCGAAGGCTCCTCAGGCCTTACTTATGTAGTTGATCGCTTCAAAGGCTGGCGTCATGGTGGGCATGTGACTCTGGCTCGAGGCGAGCGTTCACGTCTTGCGGATCATGCTGCTGACGCACTCTAA
- a CDS encoding NLP/P60 protein, with protein sequence MLLTHSKQSSSCRTLIGCGIFISILTLSGCSIFSSKNNAAKVVQFKQDTSVGTEDISIAAVGLVGVPYRYGGNNPKGGFDCSGLIAYVYNKSANIKLPRTIQEMSAKGQSVENQPPAPGDLIFFNTTGEKYSHAGIYVGQGRFVHAPSAGGTVRLEYITTPYWAARFTEARRLTTPN encoded by the coding sequence ATGCTGCTGACGCACTCTAAGCAATCCTCCTCATGCCGCACTCTGATCGGGTGCGGCATTTTCATTTCCATCCTAACGTTATCAGGATGCAGCATTTTTAGCTCAAAAAATAATGCTGCTAAGGTAGTTCAATTCAAACAAGACACCAGCGTTGGCACTGAAGATATCTCGATTGCCGCAGTGGGTTTGGTGGGCGTTCCCTATCGCTATGGCGGAAACAATCCCAAAGGGGGATTTGATTGCAGCGGCTTGATTGCCTATGTTTATAATAAGTCTGCCAATATCAAGCTACCGAGAACTATTCAAGAGATGAGCGCCAAAGGTCAGAGTGTTGAGAATCAACCCCCTGCACCAGGCGACCTCATTTTCTTCAACACTACTGGTGAAAAGTATTCACATGCAGGAATCTACGTAGGGCAAGGCAGATTTGTGCATGCTCCAAGTGCTGGAGGCACTGTGCGCCTGGAATACATCACCACACCCTACTGGGCCGCTCGGTTTACTGAAGCAAGAAGACTGACAACGCCCAATTAA
- a CDS encoding MscS Mechanosensitive ion channel, whose translation MKEIDLDRIQEILVTAATDIGLKILAAIAFWVIGRWLISLALSILRKGLEQQKLDPTILRYVGSVVSVTLNILLVIGILGYFGIQTTSFAALIATAGVAIGAAWAGLLSNFAAGVFIIVLRPFKVGDFITAGGITGTVKEIGLFSSTINTPDNIATMIGNNKILGDTIQNFSNTPYRRVELKCQLSGAADQVAAMQLLREKIAGIPNVLQDPSVEVNILEFNLVGPVLAVRPYCNNDHYWQVYFDTNRVMSESLAAAGFPAPMASQNMIMKQS comes from the coding sequence ATGAAAGAAATTGATTTAGACCGTATTCAGGAAATATTGGTCACAGCAGCAACCGATATCGGCCTCAAGATTTTGGCTGCAATCGCATTTTGGGTTATTGGTCGCTGGCTGATTAGCCTCGCACTTAGCATTCTGCGAAAGGGATTGGAGCAACAAAAACTTGATCCAACCATTCTTCGCTATGTTGGATCCGTAGTTTCGGTAACTCTCAATATCCTTCTGGTTATAGGTATTTTGGGTTACTTCGGCATTCAAACTACAAGCTTTGCTGCTCTTATTGCAACCGCAGGTGTAGCTATCGGCGCAGCATGGGCTGGCTTGCTATCCAATTTTGCTGCAGGTGTATTTATTATTGTTCTCCGCCCATTTAAGGTGGGGGACTTTATTACTGCTGGCGGCATTACCGGAACAGTTAAAGAGATTGGCCTATTCTCCTCAACCATTAATACCCCTGACAACATTGCCACCATGATCGGCAACAATAAGATTCTGGGCGACACCATTCAGAACTTTAGTAACACACCCTATCGTCGCGTAGAACTCAAGTGCCAACTCTCTGGTGCTGCAGATCAGGTAGCTGCGATGCAGCTATTACGAGAAAAGATTGCAGGCATTCCAAATGTGTTGCAAGATCCTTCTGTAGAGGTGAATATTTTGGAATTTAATCTCGTTGGCCCAGTATTGGCAGTTCGCCCTTACTGTAATAACGATCATTATTGGCAGGTGTATTTTGATACCAATCGCGTCATGAGTGAATCTTTGGCAGCGGCTGGCTTCCCAGCCCCGATGGCTTCACAAAACATGATCATGAAGCAGAGTTAA
- a CDS encoding DnaB domain-containing protein, with protein MAESRSRSLMSNPGMMGSGDAALQALKVPPHSVEAEQSLLGGLLIDNTAWDRLGGVLTDKDFYRPEHALIYKVIQRLVGDNHPADVITVHEAVKSEQGGDLVGIDYLNSLAQSTPSAANIKGYADIVRDRSILRRLIEVSDNIVNSAFVPEGRSVRTLLDEAESRILQIGEEGSRKADYLEIEPLLKTVVARIDELYNRQGGSDITGIATGFIDLDKQTSGLQKGDLVIVAGRPSMGKAQPLDAKVKTVDGWKLMGDLRFGDRLASVDGQHSMVTGIYPQGVKQIYKVTFSDGRIAECCDEHLWRVMYRDWDAPKVINTVRLMEMLSCVRYKNRLWIDPVSGDFGHSNVLPIHPWVLGALLGDGTLALSHGSVMFSTKSPELIERMNTLAGYEMELVHANAYDWRLVSKTRIAANGQRQSVPTNYFRSALQDLGVLGCRSFDKYIPATYLEANKTSRLALFQGLMDTDGWIEKWGSIRFCTASKQLSEDVASLARSLGGFCSIAQKQTSYSYKGEKKQGRPSYVLNMSFGPGFQAFTLPEKKERLRTSWDRQRRLSFTSIEPSRVTEAQCISVSHPDRTYVTNDYVVTHNTAFALNIAENVALAEGLPVVVFSMEMSGEQLAARLLGSVGRVDQGRMRTGKLQDDEWPRVTDAIARLSNTQILIDETGALSSLELRARARRIARNFGGTLGLVVIDYLQLMSGSGSENRATEISEISRSLKSLAKELQCPVVALSQLNRGLEQRPNKRPIMSDLRESGAIEQDADLIMFIYRDEVYHPDTTTDKGMAEIIIGKQRNGPIGTVRLSWQGPYTKFDNLAMGSVGYSSGGYEPF; from the coding sequence ATGGCTGAATCCCGCTCACGCTCCCTTATGTCAAATCCTGGCATGATGGGTTCTGGGGATGCAGCCTTGCAGGCTTTAAAAGTACCGCCGCATTCTGTAGAAGCCGAGCAATCTTTGCTCGGCGGTCTACTGATCGATAACACAGCCTGGGATCGCCTAGGTGGTGTGTTAACTGATAAAGATTTCTATCGCCCTGAACATGCTCTGATCTATAAGGTCATTCAGCGTTTAGTTGGTGACAATCATCCTGCTGACGTCATTACTGTTCATGAGGCTGTTAAGTCCGAACAGGGTGGTGATTTAGTTGGAATTGATTACCTTAATTCATTAGCGCAAAGCACTCCAAGTGCAGCAAACATCAAAGGCTATGCCGACATTGTTCGTGATCGCAGCATATTGCGTCGCCTAATCGAAGTATCTGACAACATTGTGAACTCTGCATTTGTTCCAGAGGGTCGTTCAGTGAGAACGCTTTTGGATGAAGCGGAGTCCCGTATTCTACAAATTGGTGAAGAGGGTAGCCGTAAAGCGGATTACCTCGAGATTGAGCCTTTGCTTAAAACCGTTGTTGCTCGTATTGATGAGCTCTACAACCGTCAAGGTGGGAGTGATATCACCGGAATTGCAACTGGATTTATTGATTTAGACAAGCAAACTAGCGGCCTGCAAAAGGGTGACTTGGTGATTGTTGCTGGAAGACCGTCGATGGGCAAGGCTCAGCCGCTGGATGCCAAAGTAAAAACAGTTGACGGTTGGAAATTGATGGGTGATTTGCGTTTCGGTGATCGTCTAGCTTCTGTGGATGGTCAACACTCAATGGTCACCGGCATTTATCCGCAAGGCGTAAAGCAGATATACAAAGTTACTTTTTCAGATGGTCGTATAGCTGAGTGCTGCGATGAGCATCTATGGCGTGTCATGTATCGCGATTGGGATGCTCCCAAAGTGATCAATACTGTGCGTTTAATGGAGATGCTCTCTTGTGTTCGCTACAAGAATCGTCTGTGGATCGATCCTGTTTCTGGGGATTTTGGTCACTCAAATGTATTGCCAATTCACCCTTGGGTTCTCGGAGCCTTGCTAGGTGATGGAACTTTAGCCCTATCCCATGGCAGCGTTATGTTCTCGACCAAGTCTCCAGAGCTTATTGAGCGCATGAATACTCTAGCTGGCTACGAGATGGAATTGGTTCACGCTAATGCATATGACTGGAGACTGGTCTCCAAAACCAGAATTGCTGCCAATGGCCAACGTCAGTCAGTGCCAACAAATTATTTCCGCTCTGCATTGCAAGACCTAGGTGTTTTGGGCTGCAGAAGCTTTGATAAATACATTCCTGCTACCTATCTCGAGGCAAATAAGACCTCTCGTCTCGCACTGTTTCAGGGTCTGATGGACACCGATGGCTGGATTGAGAAATGGGGCTCCATTCGCTTTTGTACTGCAAGCAAGCAATTGTCAGAAGATGTTGCCTCTTTGGCTAGATCATTAGGTGGCTTTTGCTCAATCGCTCAAAAACAGACAAGCTACAGCTACAAAGGCGAGAAGAAGCAGGGGCGCCCATCTTACGTTCTAAACATGAGTTTTGGCCCTGGCTTTCAAGCATTTACTTTGCCCGAAAAGAAAGAAAGACTCAGAACAAGCTGGGATCGCCAACGCAGACTGTCATTTACGAGTATTGAGCCATCTAGAGTTACTGAGGCTCAATGTATCTCAGTTAGCCATCCAGACAGAACCTATGTCACCAATGATTACGTAGTGACCCACAATACTGCTTTTGCCCTCAATATTGCAGAGAATGTCGCATTAGCAGAAGGATTGCCAGTCGTTGTTTTCTCAATGGAGATGTCGGGTGAGCAATTAGCAGCTCGTTTGCTTGGCTCGGTAGGGCGCGTTGACCAAGGTCGTATGCGTACTGGCAAGCTACAAGATGATGAGTGGCCACGCGTTACTGATGCGATTGCCCGCTTAAGCAATACCCAAATTTTGATTGATGAGACTGGGGCTCTTTCAAGTTTAGAGTTGCGTGCGCGTGCGCGTCGTATTGCTCGTAATTTTGGCGGCACTCTTGGTCTGGTTGTGATTGATTACTTGCAGTTGATGAGTGGCTCTGGTTCTGAGAACCGTGCAACAGAGATTTCAGAAATTTCACGATCCCTTAAGTCGCTCGCAAAAGAATTGCAGTGTCCAGTAGTTGCCTTGTCACAGTTAAACCGTGGTCTGGAGCAGCGTCCTAACAAGCGTCCAATCATGTCAGACTTACGTGAGTCAGGCGCGATCGAGCAAGATGCTGACTTAATTATGTTCATCTATCGTGATGAGGTCTATCACCCAGATACAACGACTGATAAAGGCATGGCAGAGATCATCATTGGTAAGCAGCGTAATGGACCTATTGGTACTGTGCGTTTAAGTTGGCAGGGTCCATACACCAAGTTTGATAACCTAGCGATGGGGTCGGTTGGATACTCTTCTGGTGGATATGAACCGTTCTAA
- the rplI gene encoding ribosomal protein L9, which yields MQIILLEKVINLGNLGDIVRVKDGYARNFLIPQRKARRATETAIADFAVRRAELEKLAAEKLAAAEAVGAKLKDLVLEIGQKAGVDGRLFGSVTNHDIADALKAKGFVIEKASVRMPTGPLKMVGDHPVAVAVHTDVVADITIRVVGEQA from the coding sequence ATGCAAATCATTCTTTTAGAAAAAGTAATTAACCTGGGCAACCTCGGTGACATCGTTCGCGTTAAAGACGGTTACGCTCGTAATTTCCTAATCCCACAACGCAAAGCTCGTCGTGCAACTGAAACAGCAATCGCTGACTTTGCAGTGCGTCGTGCTGAGTTGGAAAAATTGGCTGCTGAGAAATTGGCTGCTGCCGAAGCGGTTGGCGCAAAGCTCAAAGACTTGGTTCTCGAAATCGGTCAAAAAGCAGGTGTTGACGGTCGTTTGTTTGGTTCTGTAACCAACCATGACATCGCTGATGCTTTGAAAGCAAAAGGCTTTGTAATCGAAAAAGCTTCTGTACGTATGCCTACTGGCCCGTTGAAGATGGTTGGTGATCACCCTGTAGCGGTAGCTGTTCATACCGATGTAGTGGCTGACATCACTATCCGCGTAGTTGGCGAGCAAGCGTAA
- the rpsR gene encoding ribosomal protein S18, with protein MAFGKKPDFKKKPAQNPLFKRKRYCRFTVAGVEQIDYKDVDTLKDFIGENAKITPARLTGTKAKYQRQLDTAIKRARYLALLPFSDQHKK; from the coding sequence ATGGCGTTTGGAAAGAAACCCGATTTCAAAAAGAAACCAGCTCAGAACCCATTGTTCAAGCGTAAGCGTTATTGCCGTTTCACTGTTGCTGGTGTAGAACAGATTGACTACAAAGATGTAGACACATTGAAGGACTTCATTGGCGAAAACGCCAAGATTACTCCTGCACGTTTGACAGGCACAAAAGCGAAGTATCAGCGTCAGTTAGACACTGCTATCAAGCGTGCTCGTTATTTGGCTTTGTTGCCATTCTCTGATCAACACAAGAAATAA